The proteins below are encoded in one region of Fibrella aestuarina BUZ 2:
- the metH gene encoding methionine synthase: MGTMIQRYNLSEDDYRGDRFRDFPHDVKGNNDLLSLTRPDIIAEIHRQYFEAGSDIVETNTFSGTSIAMADYHMEELVYELNYESARIARAIADEFTQADPTKPRFVAGAMGPTNRTASLSPDVNNPGYRAVTFDELVDAYYEQVRGLVDGGSDILLVETIFDTLNAKAALFAIDRYFADQGKPSLPIMVSGTITDASGRTLSGQTTEAFLYSVSHLPLLSVGLNCALGAELLRPYVQTLANESPFYTSAYPNAGLPNEMGEYDQSPDEMAAQIESFAKDGFVNIVGGCCGSTPDHIRAIAGAMAKYQPRPKPTPEPYQKLSGLEPLKITEQTNFVNVGERTNVTGSKAFARLIKAGDYEAALAVARQQVENGAQVIDVNMDEGMLDSAEVMTTYLNLIAAEPDIARVPVMIDSSKWEVIEAGLKCVQGKAIVNSISLKEGEQAFIERAQLVKRYGAAVVVMAFDEDGQADSYERRIQICERAYRILVDQVKFAPQDIIFDPNILTVATGIDEHNNYAVDFINATRWIKENLPLAKVSGGVSNISFSFRGNDPVREAMHSAFLYHAIRAGMDMGIVNAGQLAIYDDIPKELLERVEDVLLNRRDDATERLVTFADTVKAKGKEVVVDEAWRSNTVAERLKYALIKGITDFIDEDVEEARLQAERPLHVIEGPLMDGMNVVGDLFGEGKMFLPQVVKSARVMKKAVAHLTPYIEAEKQVGDAAGAGKILLATVKGDVHDIGKNIVGVVLGCNNYEIIDLGVMVPTQKILDAAREHNVDIIGLSGLITPSLDEMVGVAKEMERQGFTIPLLIGGATTSRIHTAVKIDPHYSGPVIHVLDASRSVPVAGRLVSDERTTRDQIFNEIKAEYAKLRDEHARRQKEKNLLTIEQARRNRVSIDWASFTATKPTYLGNRYFDDYPLDEIARYIDWTPFFQTWQLHGKYPAIFEDATVGGEARKLYDDANALLQQIIRDKSLTAKAVVGFYPANATDDDVLIHDFEEITREVPCERHGSHRHVEYKISQAAASQAAVTPAGELVYDTKTVVHFLRQQNQKAAGLPNLCLADFVAPLESGREDYIGAFAVTAGIGIEVLLEQFEREHDDYNSIMVKALADRLAEAFAELMHERTRKEFWPYATNEQLTNDELIREKYQGIRPAPGYPACPDHTEKATLFDLLDAGRADIVLTESFAMYPASSVSGFYFSHPESKYFAVGKLNKDQVIDYAHRKDMTLDEAERWLSPVLAY, from the coding sequence ATGGGCACGATGATTCAACGGTATAACCTCAGCGAGGACGATTACCGTGGCGACCGTTTTCGTGACTTCCCGCACGACGTAAAAGGCAACAACGATCTGCTGTCGCTGACCCGCCCCGACATTATCGCCGAAATCCATCGGCAATATTTCGAGGCGGGGTCCGACATTGTTGAAACGAACACGTTCAGCGGCACCAGTATCGCGATGGCCGATTACCACATGGAGGAGCTGGTCTATGAGCTGAACTACGAATCGGCCCGGATAGCGCGCGCCATCGCCGACGAGTTTACGCAGGCCGATCCCACCAAACCCCGGTTTGTCGCCGGCGCCATGGGGCCAACCAACCGTACTGCCAGCCTCTCGCCTGACGTCAACAACCCCGGCTACCGGGCGGTCACGTTTGACGAACTAGTCGATGCGTATTACGAGCAGGTACGTGGTCTGGTCGACGGTGGCTCGGATATTCTGCTGGTCGAAACCATTTTCGACACCCTGAATGCTAAAGCGGCGCTGTTCGCCATCGACCGTTATTTTGCCGATCAGGGCAAGCCGTCACTACCTATCATGGTGTCGGGCACCATCACCGACGCGTCGGGCCGTACCCTGTCGGGGCAAACGACCGAGGCGTTCCTGTATTCGGTGTCGCACCTGCCGCTACTGAGCGTGGGGCTAAACTGCGCCCTGGGTGCCGAACTGCTCCGGCCCTACGTGCAGACGCTGGCCAACGAGTCGCCGTTTTATACCTCGGCTTACCCGAATGCGGGCCTGCCCAACGAGATGGGCGAGTACGACCAATCGCCCGACGAAATGGCGGCGCAGATTGAAAGCTTCGCCAAAGACGGGTTTGTCAACATTGTGGGCGGCTGCTGCGGCTCAACGCCTGACCATATCCGGGCCATTGCTGGCGCGATGGCGAAGTACCAGCCTCGCCCCAAGCCTACGCCCGAACCCTACCAGAAACTGAGCGGACTGGAGCCGCTAAAGATTACGGAGCAAACCAACTTCGTCAACGTGGGGGAACGCACCAACGTGACGGGCTCCAAAGCCTTTGCCCGGCTGATCAAGGCGGGCGACTATGAGGCCGCGCTGGCCGTAGCCCGGCAGCAGGTCGAGAACGGGGCGCAGGTGATCGACGTGAACATGGACGAAGGCATGCTCGACTCGGCCGAGGTCATGACAACGTACCTGAACCTGATCGCCGCCGAACCTGACATTGCCCGTGTTCCCGTGATGATCGACTCCTCGAAATGGGAGGTGATCGAAGCCGGTTTGAAGTGTGTGCAGGGTAAGGCCATCGTGAACTCGATTTCGCTCAAAGAAGGCGAGCAGGCGTTTATCGAACGCGCCCAACTCGTAAAGCGCTACGGCGCGGCAGTGGTCGTGATGGCCTTTGACGAAGACGGGCAGGCCGATTCCTACGAACGTCGCATCCAGATTTGCGAACGGGCCTACCGTATCCTGGTCGATCAGGTCAAGTTTGCCCCGCAGGACATCATTTTCGACCCGAACATCCTGACCGTTGCGACGGGGATCGACGAACACAACAACTACGCTGTCGACTTCATCAACGCTACGCGCTGGATCAAGGAAAACCTGCCGCTGGCGAAGGTTAGTGGTGGGGTTTCAAACATTTCGTTCTCGTTCCGGGGGAATGACCCCGTCCGCGAGGCCATGCACTCGGCGTTCCTCTACCACGCCATTAGGGCCGGGATGGACATGGGTATCGTCAATGCGGGCCAACTCGCCATTTACGACGATATCCCCAAAGAGTTGCTCGAGCGGGTAGAAGACGTGCTGCTGAACCGGCGCGACGACGCCACCGAACGATTGGTGACTTTTGCCGACACGGTGAAAGCCAAAGGCAAAGAAGTGGTGGTTGACGAAGCCTGGCGCAGCAACACCGTAGCCGAACGCCTCAAATACGCGCTTATCAAAGGCATTACCGACTTCATCGACGAGGACGTGGAGGAAGCCCGCCTGCAGGCCGAGCGTCCACTGCACGTGATCGAGGGTCCACTCATGGACGGCATGAACGTGGTGGGTGACCTCTTTGGCGAAGGCAAGATGTTTTTGCCACAGGTGGTGAAATCGGCACGGGTGATGAAGAAAGCCGTTGCCCACCTGACGCCCTACATCGAAGCCGAAAAGCAGGTTGGCGATGCCGCCGGGGCGGGCAAGATTTTGCTCGCGACGGTGAAAGGTGACGTACACGACATTGGTAAGAACATCGTGGGCGTGGTGCTGGGCTGTAACAACTACGAAATCATCGACCTGGGCGTGATGGTGCCTACTCAAAAAATTCTGGACGCCGCCCGCGAACACAACGTCGATATTATTGGCCTGAGTGGTCTGATTACTCCCTCGCTTGACGAAATGGTGGGCGTGGCCAAGGAAATGGAGCGGCAGGGCTTCACCATTCCGTTGCTGATCGGCGGGGCTACCACCTCGCGCATCCACACCGCCGTGAAAATCGATCCGCACTATTCGGGGCCGGTGATTCACGTGCTGGATGCGAGCCGCAGCGTACCCGTGGCAGGCCGACTGGTGAGCGACGAACGCACCACCCGCGACCAGATCTTCAACGAGATCAAAGCCGAATACGCCAAGCTCCGCGATGAACACGCCCGGCGGCAGAAAGAGAAAAACTTGCTGACGATCGAGCAGGCGCGTCGTAACCGGGTGTCGATCGACTGGGCGAGCTTCACGGCCACCAAGCCAACGTACCTGGGCAACCGCTACTTCGACGATTACCCGCTCGATGAGATCGCCCGCTACATCGATTGGACGCCGTTTTTCCAGACGTGGCAGCTACACGGTAAGTATCCGGCCATTTTCGAAGACGCTACCGTGGGCGGTGAAGCCCGGAAGTTGTACGACGATGCCAATGCACTGTTGCAGCAGATCATCCGCGATAAATCGCTGACCGCCAAAGCCGTCGTAGGATTTTATCCCGCCAACGCCACCGATGACGATGTGCTGATTCACGATTTCGAAGAGATCACCCGGGAGGTTCCCTGCGAACGGCACGGATCGCACCGGCACGTCGAATACAAGATCAGTCAGGCAGCGGCCTCACAGGCGGCTGTAACGCCCGCGGGTGAACTGGTATACGATACTAAAACGGTGGTGCACTTCCTGCGGCAGCAAAACCAGAAAGCGGCCGGTCTGCCCAATCTATGCCTTGCTGATTTTGTGGCACCGCTGGAAAGCGGTCGCGAAGATTACATCGGCGCGTTTGCCGTAACGGCGGGCATCGGCATCGAAGTGCTGCTCGAACAGTTTGAGCGCGAGCACGACGACTACAACAGCATCATGGTGAAAGCCCTGGCCGACCGCCTCGCCGAAGCCTTCGCGGAACTGATGCACGAACGTACCCGGAAGGAGTTCTGGCCCTACGCCACTAACGAGCAATTAACCAACGACGAACTCATCCGCGAGAAGTACCAGGGCATCCGCCCGGCACCGGGTTACCCCGCCTGCCCCGACCACACCGAAAAAGCCACCCTCTTCGACCTGCTCGACGCGGGTCGGGCCGACATCGTGCTGACGGAGAGTTTTGCTATGTACCCGGCTTCATCGGTCAGCGGCTTTTACTTCAGCCACCCCGAATCGAAGTACTTCGCCGTTGGCAAACTCAATAAAGATCAGGTGATCGACTACGCGCACCGCAAAGATATGACCCTCGACGAAGCCGAACGCTGGTTATCCCCGGTATTGGCGTATTAG
- a CDS encoding Ppx/GppA phosphatase family protein, with the protein MKLAAIDIGSNAARMQISTVLTVDGVVSFKKVEYVRFPLRLGHDVFTHGGLTTESVQRTVKLMQAYKLLMELHEVEAYMACATSAMREATNGREVVDLVRSRSGIDIQVIDGQREAELINNVVVLALDDRQTLHIDVGGGSTELNLYCNRQKITSRSFKLGSVRLLEGKETKGAWKKMQDWINENVDRSKPVTAVGTGGNISKLFNLVSKTSDTTTTLAEIIRMHDYIAEFSLEDRINKLRLNADRADVIVPAAEIYISVMQWAGATEITVPDLGLKDGILQLVYEQLT; encoded by the coding sequence ATGAAACTGGCCGCTATCGACATCGGTTCCAACGCCGCCCGCATGCAGATTTCCACTGTGCTAACCGTCGATGGGGTGGTTAGTTTCAAGAAGGTTGAGTACGTCCGCTTTCCGCTGCGACTGGGCCACGACGTGTTTACGCATGGCGGCCTCACCACCGAAAGTGTGCAGCGCACGGTGAAGCTCATGCAGGCCTACAAGCTGCTGATGGAACTGCATGAAGTGGAAGCTTACATGGCCTGCGCTACGTCGGCGATGCGCGAAGCCACGAATGGCCGCGAAGTGGTCGATCTGGTCAGAAGCCGGTCGGGCATTGACATTCAGGTGATTGACGGGCAGCGCGAAGCCGAGTTAATCAACAACGTGGTGGTGCTAGCCCTCGATGATCGGCAGACGCTCCACATCGACGTGGGTGGGGGTAGCACGGAACTGAACCTCTATTGCAACCGGCAGAAGATCACGTCGCGGTCGTTCAAGCTGGGTTCGGTGCGGTTGCTCGAAGGCAAAGAGACTAAGGGCGCCTGGAAGAAAATGCAGGACTGGATCAACGAAAACGTGGATCGGTCGAAGCCCGTTACGGCGGTGGGTACGGGTGGTAACATCAGCAAGCTGTTCAACCTCGTCTCGAAAACGAGTGATACCACCACGACGCTGGCCGAGATTATCCGCATGCACGACTATATCGCCGAGTTCAGCCTGGAAGACCGGATCAACAAGCTGCGCCTCAACGCCGACCGGGCCGACGTGATTGTTCCCGCCGCCGAAATCTACATTTCGGTGATGCAGTGGGCCGGTGCCACCGAAATCACCGTCCCCGACCTAGGCCTGAAAGACGGCATCTTACAACTGGTGTATGAGCAGTTGACGTAA
- a CDS encoding ABC transporter ATP-binding protein codes for MIQTINLQKLFATEEVETTALNGINMDVRDGEFVAIMGPSGCGKSTLLNILGLLDNPSDGQYNFYGTEVSRLSERQRAELRKGSIGFVFQSFNLIDELTVYENVELPLLYLKTPADERKVRVEAALNRMNIMHRRNHFPQQLSGGQQQRTAIARAVVAKPKLILADEPTGNLDSKNGEEVMKLLGELNDEGTTIIMVTHSPYDAGFAHRTVNLFDGKVVTENIRV; via the coding sequence ATGATCCAAACCATCAATCTACAAAAGCTCTTCGCCACGGAAGAGGTAGAGACTACCGCCCTGAACGGCATCAATATGGATGTTCGGGATGGTGAGTTCGTCGCCATCATGGGGCCTTCCGGCTGTGGTAAATCCACGCTGCTCAACATCCTGGGCCTGCTCGACAACCCGTCGGATGGACAGTACAATTTTTATGGCACGGAAGTGTCGAGGCTAAGCGAACGGCAGCGGGCCGAGTTGCGAAAAGGCAGCATTGGCTTCGTCTTCCAGAGCTTTAACCTCATCGACGAGCTGACCGTCTATGAAAACGTCGAGTTGCCCCTGCTGTATCTGAAAACGCCTGCCGATGAGCGGAAGGTGCGCGTGGAGGCAGCGCTGAACCGCATGAATATCATGCACCGGCGCAATCACTTCCCGCAACAACTGTCGGGCGGTCAGCAGCAGCGTACGGCCATTGCCCGGGCGGTCGTTGCCAAACCCAAGCTGATCCTGGCCGATGAACCGACGGGTAACCTCGACTCGAAGAATGGCGAGGAAGTGATGAAACTACTGGGCGAACTGAACGACGAGGGCACGACTATTATCATGGTAACGCACTCTCCCTACGACGCTGGCTTTGCTCACCGCACCGTTAACCTCTTCGACGGTAAAGTCGTAACCGAGAACATTCGGGTTTGA
- a CDS encoding four helix bundle protein — MAKVDKFEDLLIWQKGLSQAIDLYKLMVACTDFGLRDQMRRSAVSVPSNVAEGFERHTNKEFIRYLRIAKGSNGELRTQIHVAIGVGIIETTTGEELLAKSRILSSMLQNLIKTVKKVFLNQKTESRSTKNHLAGILPLPFLPYSKF, encoded by the coding sequence ATGGCTAAAGTTGATAAATTTGAAGATCTGCTGATTTGGCAAAAAGGCCTGTCTCAGGCAATCGATTTGTATAAACTGATGGTTGCCTGCACAGATTTCGGCCTCCGTGATCAAATGCGCCGTTCAGCGGTCTCTGTACCGTCCAATGTAGCAGAAGGCTTCGAGCGACACACTAACAAAGAATTTATTCGTTACCTACGAATTGCCAAAGGGTCGAATGGCGAGCTAAGAACACAAATTCATGTAGCCATAGGCGTTGGAATTATTGAGACAACGACAGGCGAAGAGTTGCTTGCAAAGAGTCGTATCCTTTCGTCCATGTTGCAAAATCTCATCAAAACCGTGAAGAAAGTTTTCTTAAACCAGAAGACAGAATCGAGATCTACTAAGAATCACCTTGCAGGCATCCTCCCACTCCCCTTTCTCCCCTACTCAAAATTCTAG
- a CDS encoding efflux RND transporter periplasmic adaptor subunit encodes MDRALPKRFWTQQRIALSAGGILIVGLIAYVTLFADKRSKLNVERDKLTVSPVTIGPFEEFIAVTGVVQPLKTIRLDAIEGGYVTQKLVEGGTQVEKGQVLLKLENQGLKLSFLQSETEANRLVNDLQNTRQRLRVERFALRKNLADLDAQLDQAKDTYDRQAKLYKDKVVSEEDYLKAKRAYERLAKQREIEAESQKYQEDNSKLQIQQLEGTLARTQRNVALWQQTLENLVVKAPVSGQLSSIDVEVGSNINRGQNIGQIDDLNGFKMRVGVDEHYISRVFPGLTGSFEFNGQEHSIQISRVYPEVRNGRFEVDMTFTKGAPQGIKRGQSSPIRLELGKASKATLLPVGGFFSDTGGNWVYVLDNSGKRATKRNITLGRKNPEFYEVLEGLQPGEQVITSSYENFGDNEVLEF; translated from the coding sequence ATGGATCGTGCCTTACCCAAACGCTTCTGGACGCAACAACGCATCGCGCTGTCCGCAGGCGGTATTCTGATCGTTGGTCTGATTGCCTACGTAACTCTCTTTGCCGACAAGCGTTCCAAACTGAATGTCGAGCGTGATAAACTGACCGTCTCGCCCGTAACGATTGGTCCTTTTGAAGAATTCATCGCCGTAACGGGCGTGGTGCAGCCACTAAAAACCATCCGCCTTGATGCCATCGAGGGTGGGTACGTTACCCAGAAACTGGTTGAAGGGGGCACGCAGGTCGAGAAAGGGCAGGTGTTGCTGAAACTGGAGAACCAGGGCTTGAAGCTGAGTTTCCTGCAATCGGAGACGGAAGCGAACCGGCTCGTCAACGACCTGCAAAATACCCGTCAACGGCTGCGGGTGGAGCGGTTTGCCCTCCGGAAAAACCTCGCCGATCTGGACGCCCAGCTTGATCAGGCAAAGGATACCTACGACCGGCAGGCCAAATTGTATAAAGACAAGGTGGTGTCGGAAGAAGATTACCTGAAAGCCAAACGGGCCTACGAACGCCTGGCCAAGCAGCGCGAAATCGAAGCCGAATCGCAGAAATACCAGGAAGACAACTCCAAACTGCAGATTCAGCAGTTGGAAGGCACCCTGGCACGTACCCAGCGCAACGTAGCGCTCTGGCAGCAAACGCTTGAAAACCTGGTGGTTAAGGCGCCGGTGTCGGGGCAGCTGTCGAGCATCGACGTCGAGGTGGGTAGTAACATCAACCGCGGGCAGAACATCGGGCAGATCGATGACCTCAACGGCTTCAAGATGCGGGTGGGTGTTGATGAACACTACATCAGTCGGGTATTCCCGGGGCTGACCGGCTCGTTTGAGTTCAACGGGCAGGAACACAGCATTCAGATCAGTCGGGTGTATCCCGAGGTGCGGAATGGCCGTTTCGAAGTGGACATGACCTTCACGAAGGGGGCGCCGCAGGGTATCAAACGCGGACAGTCGTCGCCGATTCGGCTGGAGTTGGGTAAAGCCAGCAAGGCCACGCTGTTGCCAGTAGGCGGGTTCTTCTCCGATACGGGTGGTAACTGGGTGTATGTGCTGGATAACTCGGGCAAGCGCGCCACCAAACGAAACATCACGCTAGGTCGTAAAAACCCCGAATTCTATGAAGTGCTGGAAGGACTGCAACCCGGCGAACAGGTGATTACGTCTTCGTATGAGAATTTTGGGGATAATGAGGTGCTAGAATTTTGA
- a CDS encoding peptide deformylase, which translates to MKGLADLLLLGDPRLYEICAEVEPDELPLVAGWVADLHNVMEEIRAKYNFGRAIAAPQLGIMKRLIYMNVPPPAGRGPVVFINPVLEDLSDETFELWDDCMSFPNLLVRVRRHKSLTIRYFDEHWRPQRWHLDDALSELLQHEYDHLDGILCTMRAIDDKSFRWRP; encoded by the coding sequence ATGAAAGGACTGGCTGATCTGCTCCTGCTGGGCGACCCCCGCCTGTATGAGATCTGCGCCGAGGTCGAGCCTGATGAGCTACCGCTGGTGGCCGGTTGGGTGGCCGATCTCCATAATGTGATGGAGGAGATCCGGGCCAAGTACAACTTCGGCCGGGCCATTGCCGCCCCACAGCTGGGAATCATGAAGCGGCTCATCTACATGAATGTACCGCCACCCGCCGGGCGGGGGCCGGTGGTGTTTATCAATCCCGTATTGGAAGACCTCAGCGACGAGACATTTGAGCTTTGGGACGACTGCATGAGCTTCCCCAATCTGCTGGTACGGGTCCGTCGGCACAAGTCGCTCACGATCCGTTACTTCGACGAACACTGGCGTCCGCAGCGCTGGCACCTGGACGATGCGCTGTCGGAATTGCTGCAACATGAGTACGACCATCTCGACGGAATTCTGTGCACGATGCGCGCCATCGACGATAAATCGTTCCGGTGGCGCCCGTGA
- a CDS encoding SGNH/GDSL hydrolase family protein, with product MKPLLLLVILTGLLSSFRHKEMAWVAIGDSITYLNDHTDETQHRITKGYMTQVVEKLPYLRYVNQGHNGWTAGQIAQQIDKLGIAPADLYTVFLGTNDWWAGRPLGRLSDYQTNTGNGTVYGSFRLIVDKLRTLNPAAPIVLITPMQRVDFVYLFNYKNNAYGSYKPNKSGQTLEAFANAIDSIGRYAQLPVVDLYHTRQLAIDKLVRFKRVKKPSTGQYTNYPYPAFVDLPFNPATDEYPYPPESMAMTYDGLHPSDKGYTVISRQLIKLFKQY from the coding sequence ATGAAACCACTGCTCCTGCTGGTCATTCTGACCGGATTACTCAGTTCGTTCAGGCATAAAGAGATGGCCTGGGTAGCGATTGGCGACTCCATAACGTACCTGAACGACCACACCGACGAAACGCAGCACCGGATCACGAAAGGGTACATGACGCAGGTCGTCGAGAAATTGCCCTACCTCAGGTACGTTAATCAGGGCCATAATGGCTGGACGGCCGGGCAGATCGCGCAGCAGATCGACAAGCTAGGCATTGCCCCGGCTGATCTGTATACCGTTTTTCTGGGGACCAACGACTGGTGGGCCGGGCGGCCCTTGGGTCGGCTCAGTGATTACCAGACTAATACCGGCAATGGTACCGTCTACGGCTCTTTTCGCCTGATTGTCGATAAGCTGCGGACGCTGAATCCGGCGGCGCCAATCGTGCTGATTACGCCCATGCAGCGCGTTGATTTTGTGTATCTCTTTAATTACAAAAACAACGCCTACGGCTCCTACAAGCCCAATAAGTCCGGACAGACGCTCGAAGCCTTTGCCAACGCCATCGACTCGATTGGTCGCTATGCGCAATTGCCGGTCGTGGATCTGTACCATACCCGACAGCTGGCGATAGACAAACTGGTTCGGTTCAAGCGGGTAAAAAAACCGTCGACGGGCCAATACACCAACTACCCTTACCCAGCGTTTGTCGACCTACCGTTTAACCCGGCGACCGACGAATACCCCTACCCACCGGAGTCGATGGCCATGACCTACGATGGCCTGCATCCGTCGGATAAAGGCTACACGGTCATTAGCCGCCAGTTGATCAAGCTCTTCAAGCAGTATTGA
- a CDS encoding Imm1 family immunity protein, producing MELDYDVWSANRNESVTKTISPSDINLVIERLTALNQKEYTQLVLGASDGHLMIGGGLGAYVCTYTQGEQEAYFNLINPNVAPEDEADEIEVVTGGQAGTFPPAIVIDRQLAEQAIQYFVKNEQMDPSLIWEED from the coding sequence ATGGAACTCGATTACGATGTTTGGTCGGCTAATCGCAACGAAAGTGTAACTAAAACTATTAGTCCATCCGACATAAATCTTGTTATAGAACGCCTAACAGCGCTTAATCAGAAAGAATACACTCAACTGGTATTAGGCGCCTCTGATGGACACTTAATGATTGGGGGGGGGCTTGGCGCTTATGTCTGTACCTATACACAAGGTGAACAGGAAGCGTATTTTAATTTAATCAACCCCAATGTCGCACCTGAAGATGAGGCTGATGAGATTGAGGTTGTTACAGGTGGACAGGCGGGCACATTCCCTCCGGCGATTGTAATTGACAGGCAATTGGCCGAACAAGCAATCCAATATTTTGTCAAAAACGAACAGATGGATCCTTCCCTTATTTGGGAGGAAGACTGA
- a CDS encoding deaminase, with amino-acid sequence MATSSSRGLPSQGMPVPQNRQQQVPAHSPAMAPQRTQPRVYGPPAPAGLEQALSSHIRMRRISEMGKGQVHTFIYNERELLIVRQGNLHHQWVQLKHSWETTQGLQAVQAVQPKPANLSEWDRLKLAMASGIRQLPGQVVETVQKIIDSLLTWQGMLLIVAVTAIFVLGGEIALILMGAVAVYDLLMNVLPLLVEFYHKAIAAKDQAEIDAAGKLFAQAILRGGLDVIDILFAGGAVRRLTVLGGGRITARAVWVYLEERIGLLVARLQKGAGKLQQVMREAQEAARQKKNKSATLAKTRQQHFDDVAAERKRLSLPPAGSATDDATVSKIKIGNDEFYGANSKYQKPKTKVTLKANAQTKTHAEAEAVQKAINAGKKGTAKEAEMWVDRDACDACGKYNGIGSLARELGVEKITVHSPSGTKVYYPPKAK; translated from the coding sequence ATGGCAACGTCTAGTTCGCGTGGGTTGCCTTCGCAGGGCATGCCGGTGCCACAAAACAGGCAGCAGCAGGTACCTGCCCATAGCCCGGCAATGGCGCCGCAACGTACCCAGCCCCGCGTTTACGGCCCTCCGGCACCGGCTGGTTTGGAACAGGCCTTGTCGTCGCACATACGGATGCGGCGTATCAGCGAAATGGGGAAGGGGCAGGTCCATACGTTCATCTACAACGAACGTGAATTGCTGATTGTGCGGCAGGGAAACCTTCACCACCAGTGGGTGCAATTGAAGCACTCATGGGAAACCACGCAGGGGCTTCAGGCCGTGCAGGCGGTTCAGCCTAAACCGGCTAACCTCAGCGAGTGGGACCGGCTTAAACTGGCGATGGCCAGCGGGATTCGGCAATTACCGGGTCAGGTCGTCGAAACGGTGCAGAAGATTATCGACAGCTTGCTTACCTGGCAGGGTATGCTGCTAATCGTGGCCGTTACCGCCATTTTCGTGCTGGGGGGTGAGATTGCGTTGATTCTGATGGGAGCGGTGGCGGTCTACGACCTGCTAATGAACGTGCTGCCCCTGCTGGTGGAGTTTTACCATAAAGCGATAGCCGCCAAAGATCAGGCAGAAATCGACGCCGCAGGTAAGCTCTTCGCGCAGGCTATTCTGCGGGGCGGGCTGGACGTGATCGACATTTTGTTTGCGGGTGGGGCCGTCCGTCGGCTGACCGTGCTGGGTGGCGGGCGCATCACGGCTAGAGCCGTGTGGGTCTACCTGGAAGAGCGTATCGGCCTGCTGGTGGCTCGCTTGCAGAAGGGGGCTGGCAAGTTGCAGCAAGTCATGCGGGAAGCCCAGGAAGCGGCTAGGCAGAAGAAAAATAAAAGTGCAACACTTGCCAAAACACGGCAACAGCATTTCGATGATGTTGCTGCAGAACGAAAACGCCTAAGTTTACCACCAGCGGGATCGGCCACAGATGATGCTACTGTCTCTAAAATTAAGATAGGTAACGATGAATTCTATGGGGCAAATAGCAAGTACCAGAAGCCTAAAACAAAGGTGACTCTAAAGGCAAATGCGCAAACTAAAACACATGCAGAGGCAGAGGCCGTCCAAAAGGCAATAAATGCAGGCAAAAAAGGTACAGCCAAAGAGGCTGAAATGTGGGTTGATCGGGATGCTTGTGATGCCTGCGGAAAATACAACGGCATTGGGTCGCTGGCTAGAGAACTTGGGGTAGAGAAAATAACAGTACATTCGCCTAGCGGAACTAAGGTTTACTACCCCCCTAAAGCAAAATAA